The DNA sequence CATTAACCCCATTTCTGATGACGAATGAGACGGACTGCTGACAAAATGGCAGGATCTGTCTCTGTTTTTATTATATTTGCAATTCCCCACAAGGGAAGGTGGACGCTGTACCACCGATTCTTTCAAGACGAATAGGAGATCATGCGCGATAAAATCACCCAACGAACGTTTAACCCGGGTTTGTTGGACCGGACCATGGATGAGAGCAAGCAGGGGACCAGCTACATCGAATCCGAAGTGGTAGTCCCAGAAGGGATGAAATTGGCTTATATCGAAACTTATGGGTGTCAGATGAACTTTTCCGATACGGAAATCGTGGCATCTGTCCTTAAGGATATGGGGTATGGATTCACCTCCAATGAGCATGAGGCGGATCTGGTATTTATCAATACCTGCAGTATTCGAGACAATGCCGAATCCAAGGTCTGGAAACGCCTCAAGAATTTCCGTAAGCAGAAATCCGATAATCCTGGCCTGATGGTTGGAGTATTGGGATGTATGGCCGAACGCCTGAAAACCAAGCTTCTCGATGAAGAGAAATTGGTGGATCTGGTAGTGGGACCTGATGCTTACCGCGATCTTCCACGCTTGTTGGATGAAGTGGAAGGAGGGCAGCGTTCCGTCAACGTACTGCTTTCACGAGAGGAAACGTATGCCAACATTGCTCCTGTTCGTCTGAATAGCAATGGAGTCTCGGCATTTGTGACCATCATGCGTGGGTGCGACAATATGTGTACGTTTTGTGTGGTCCCGTTCACAAGAGGAAGGGAGCGTAGCCGCGATCCATATTCCATCGTGGAAGAGTCTCGTCAACTGTACGATCAGGGTTTCCGCGAAGTGACCCTGCTTGGACAAAATGTGGACTCCTACAAATGGAGCCCCGATGATTCTCTGAAGGGAAAAGCTCAAATCAATAAAGCGGAAGCCAAGGGTGAAGAGATTGATGTCATTAACTTCGCTCAGCTTCTGGAAATGGTAGCCAATGTGGCTCCAGATCTCCGCGTCCGATTCTCTACTTCCCATCCCAAGGATATCACAGATGATGTGCTCCATGCGATGGCCAAGTACAAGAATATCTGTAATTATATCCATTTGCCGGTTCAGTCAGGTTCAAGCCGTGTGCTCGAACTCATGAATCGTGGATATTCGCTTGAGTGGTATAAGCAGAAGGTGGATAGAATCTATGAGTTGATTCCCGATTGTGCCATTTCCACAGATATTATCACCGGGTTTTGCACAGAAACTGAGGAAGACCACGAGAAGACCATTGAGGTGGTGAACTACGCTCGATACTCACATGCATACATGTTTGCCTACAGTGAGCGCCCGGGAACTCCAGCAGCCAAGAAAATGGAGGATGATGTCCCTGAGGCTGACAAAAAACGTCGCTTGGCGGAAGTCATCAAATTGCAGAACGAGATTTCCCGTGAGCGCAATCTCGCGGATGTCGGGAAGGAGTTCGTCGTCTTGATCGAAGGGAATTCCAAGCGTTCTGAGCATGACTGGTGTGGCCGGAATGATCAAAACAAGATGATCGTATTCCCAAAGCAAGGAGATCTCAAGCCCGGAGACTATGTGATCGTCAAGGTCAAGGATGCTACAAGCGCAACCTTGCTGGCCGATATGGTTTCTGCAGAAGTACAATGGTAACCCCCAATTCATAAGATCTATCTGATCCATGAGCATCCAGACAACCAAGCAGCGGTATGGCATCATCGGCAATTGCCGAGAAATCAATACTGCCGTGGAAATCGCCCTTCAAGTGGCGCCCACGGAGGTAACAGTATTGATCTATGGGGAAAATGGAACCGGTAAGGATGTTTTTTCAAGGGTCATTCATGATCATTCCAAACGCCGGCACAAGAAGATGCTGGCTATCAATACCGGAGCGATTCCTGCAGGTACGTTGGATTCCGAGTTGTTTGGACACGAACGAGGTTCATTTACCACCGCCTACGAAAACCGAAAAGGGTATTTCGAAGAGGTAGAGGGAGGTTCGATCTTTCTGGATGAAATTGGAGAAATGCCCACCGAGAC is a window from the Pontibacter sp. G13 genome containing:
- the miaB gene encoding tRNA (N6-isopentenyl adenosine(37)-C2)-methylthiotransferase MiaB, producing the protein MDESKQGTSYIESEVVVPEGMKLAYIETYGCQMNFSDTEIVASVLKDMGYGFTSNEHEADLVFINTCSIRDNAESKVWKRLKNFRKQKSDNPGLMVGVLGCMAERLKTKLLDEEKLVDLVVGPDAYRDLPRLLDEVEGGQRSVNVLLSREETYANIAPVRLNSNGVSAFVTIMRGCDNMCTFCVVPFTRGRERSRDPYSIVEESRQLYDQGFREVTLLGQNVDSYKWSPDDSLKGKAQINKAEAKGEEIDVINFAQLLEMVANVAPDLRVRFSTSHPKDITDDVLHAMAKYKNICNYIHLPVQSGSSRVLELMNRGYSLEWYKQKVDRIYELIPDCAISTDIITGFCTETEEDHEKTIEVVNYARYSHAYMFAYSERPGTPAAKKMEDDVPEADKKRRLAEVIKLQNEISRERNLADVGKEFVVLIEGNSKRSEHDWCGRNDQNKMIVFPKQGDLKPGDYVIVKVKDATSATLLADMVSAEVQW